Below is a genomic region from Zea mays cultivar B73 chromosome 9, Zm-B73-REFERENCE-NAM-5.0, whole genome shotgun sequence.
TTGGATTGGATGCCGCTTGGGTCCGGCCGTCTTGGCCGGCCGGTGAGCGCGCTACGACGTTGCACGCGCGCACAAGCACACGTCCCTAGAGCTAGAGGACCGATGTTTCGGTGCTTTTTCTTTTGGTTGAACCGCGTCACTCATCGATAGCTAAGCGGTCGATAAAATCAGGTATTAGACTGATGACTCATGACTGGTTCTTGATGTTTTATTAGATTCACAATAGGAGAAGAAGATATATAAAAGACTGTTAAGAGTTGATGCGTCATCACAGTTCACAGTGCATGGTCGTCGTTCTACAAGAATCGCTATGAAGCTGACAGTTACATAGCATCATCGTACTACTACATTTTAAACGATGGCAAAGATTGTCAAGTGTCAACACAATCTCTACTAACAATTAAGAGTGTTGTGtagaccgcccccgcccccggaAACCCCGCGCCCGCCTCCGCCCGCCCGCACGCCGGAAACCTCGCCGCAGGAAACCGCGGTCCCTACCACCCGCCCGCCCTACCGCCCGCCCGCAAATCCTTCCGCGAACCGCCCTACCACCCGCTCCCACGCCGCAATCCCACTGCGACCGCTGCGAACCGCCCTACCAGCCGCCGCAATCCCGCCTCGTTTTCCTGCTACAGCTCCAACCTCCGCGAAAGGACCTCGGGGACGGTGTCGGGTGCTGGTGTCAGGAAAGTTATTTTTGCATCTGTTCTATATCATTCTTCTTATTTTCGCTGCTCGATTGGAGCGTGGTTGTGTTCTTGTAGTTTATTTACAGAGtttctgctggggtcccctgataGGTTCAACGTCGTTCGTCCGCTTGTTCAGTTCTGTCACTAATGTCCATGCTGCTGCTCGTCCGCAGGTCCGTACTACTGGGTGAAGTGCAAGCCTGCAGACGAGCCCATACCAGTTAGTCAGCCGAACCAAGGGAGCGTGCGagggaggaaggagaagaagcggATCAAGCAGCGCAAGGACTTTATCATGGTGAATGCCCTTTGCATTCTCtattaggggtgaaaacgggcggatacggacggatagtagctcatcctgtatcctaccc
It encodes:
- the LOC103639698 gene encoding uncharacterized protein, translated to MKLTTAPAPGNPAPASARPHAGNLAAGNRGPYHPPALPPARKSFREPPYHPLPRRNPTATAANRPTSRRNPASFSCYSSNLRERTSGTVSGPYYWVKCKPADEPIPVSQPNQGSVRGRKEKKRIKQRKDFIMAEKKKRRALYSAAVKRKEAERTERKMAAVARERAWAARLIELKQLEEEIKAVMA